From a region of the Zingiber officinale cultivar Zhangliang chromosome 10B, Zo_v1.1, whole genome shotgun sequence genome:
- the LOC122029008 gene encoding extensin-like encodes MGTGQRPNISRRQIDMRQGTRVPMPRRGAGRPRKRALESLATESPEKSIGIEPISQGQTPHDTAGASGSRIPKVHSPELPAPTVSTVPPAVPSATYSTPPPAVPATTYPVPPPPVPAITYPTPATLVTLAPTTYLAPAPAIPVAPYLVPPLTVPPAAPAYIDPVVPPVVPSSAYAAALGVRLPTYLAVPLVVPAPVVPPVPAMIPTHPTDMIAARARIQALAESMKSRFTLFRG; translated from the exons ATGGGAACTGGACAGCGAccgaacatctccagacggcaaatag atatgaggcaaGGTACACGTGTTCCCATGCCTAGACGTGGTGCAGGACGACCACGCAAGAGGGCGTTGGAGTCTTTGGCGACGGAGTCGCCAGAGAAGTCTATTGGGATTGAGCctatcagtcagggacagactcctcaTGATACTGCAGGCGCGTCAGGCTCTCGAATTCCAAAGGTTCATTCTCCAGAGTTACCCGCACCTACAGTATCCACTGTACCACCAGCAGTACCATCTGCGACATACTCGACCCCTCCACCAGCAGTGCCTGCTACTACGTACCCGGTACCACCGCCACCTGTGCCTGCTATTACGTATCCGACACCAGCAACACTAGTTACACTTGCACCTACTACATACTTGGCACCCGCACCAGCAATACCAGTTGCTCCTTATCTGGTACCACCActtaccgtacctccagctgctCCTGCATATATTGATCCTGTAGTGCCACCAGTGGTACCTTCCTCGGCTTATGCAGCAGCACTAGGGGTACGTCTCCCGACCTATCTAGCGGTACCACTTGTAGTACCAGCTCCAGTAGTTCCACCAGTTCCCGCGATGATCCCTACTCACCCTACTGATATGATTGCAGCACGAGCTCGGATCCAAgctttggcagagtcgatgaagagcaGATTCACGCTATTTCGCGGATAG